The nucleotide sequence GTTGGCAGGCATTGGCTGAAACTTTAGGTTAGTTTCTTGCTTTCGCCCATCACCTTCATTCAACTGTTCATATTGCTACTAGGTTTATATACCTTCATTCAAAATAAAAAAGAAAGCTGTCGACTAAATGTGACGCAGTCGTTTGTTTGGCTTGCAAATGATCTCTCTAAGAAGTGCAGTTGTTAATTTGAAAGTACAAGTCATGTACTACTATATTCGAGCATGTTTTTAATCTTAGAATTACTTTGGCGCTTTCTTATCGATTTTGTACTTATGGTTCTGTCGAGAGTTCGGTCAGATATCCTAGTGTTGTTCTTTGGCCGTTTTCCATGAGAACCAGTAGCATCCTGCACACAAACAACGACCATGTTCATACTCTGATTGTCACTCACCACTGTGGCTAAAGCATGATTTCTGAGAAAGTTGCTCATGGATTCGCAGGGCTTCAGCGTTGCGGCCGGGGCTGCCGAGCGCGGTGGCTGAACTACCTCCGGCCGGGACTGAAGCACGGCAACTTCACGCCGGCAGAGGAGAGCATCATCTGTGAGATGTACAGCAAGAGGGGAAGCTGGTAAGTCCCGAAAAAATAAGCATGTCCTGCTGCCATTGCCTGCACGTATCTCAGCTTCTGCTGCCTCTGCCCGTGCCCAAACAACGGTCGCACCAATGTCCATCACTGTTTTTCCACAAGTTCAAATTAGCTGAACATTGCTTGCGTGATGCTTCTTGGCTTCTTGCTATTGTGCTTCTTTAACCAATCTGACACTGCTTTGCTTGCCATTGGATCGAACAGCTGGTCCGTCATCGCCGCCCAGCTCCCCGGGAGAACAGACCTCGCCGTCAAGAACTACTGGAACGGCACCATCTCGAAGAGGTTCCACTGGGCGAGCAgcgcggccgccgcgcgccgcaGGCGCAGTCTCCACCGCCCCTCCTCCAGCACGACGTCGGACGCCACCGAGCCGGAGGAGCTCGCGCTCGTCGTCCACGACGAGGCGAGCTCCACGACAGGATCGTCATGCTATGCCGGCGGCTTCGTGGACGGAGCCGGCTCGCCGCCGCTCGTGCAAGCGCAGACACCGCTGGCGGCGGGCGGCTGGAACGCGGCGAAAGAAGAGGCCGGTGATGAGACGGTGCCGATTGAGAGGAAGCCGGTCGTGGCGCCTGCGCCTCTGCCAGAGAATGCACCGGCGCCGCCTGGTGATGGGGCCGGTGCGATGGGCATGGTCTGCTCCCCCATGACTGCGAACCCCCTGCCGTCCATGGAGCCGGACGACATGCCTTGGATTGACGGTTTCGACGAGATCGACAGCTTCCTGCCCTGGTTCGATGACTAGTAATCAAGTGGCGACGTAGGTTTAGAATGGTTATCGTCAATGGCCGGCTCCTTGGTTCAGGAGCCGCAAGATTGTCATGTACTGTGAAACATTTACTGTGTTGTTCTCCGAAAAAGATTTACCATGTTGTTAGGGTTGGATGAGATATGAGCGGAATGGTAACTGGGCGTAGCCTCTCTGTTGATGTGATTCCTAGACATTGCACAAGTTTCTTCAGCGATGATCATCTTTTCCGACAGAGCATTCTGGCTTAATCTGTGCCCCTAGGAACCAGGCCATATACTCTCAGTTCAGCGAGTGGTTGCATAAAAGAACTGGAATCTGCACATGAATCCATCTGGCAACCGTGTCAGGCATGATCAAAACTCATACTCCACATCAGATTCAAGTAGTACAAGAGTACCTTAAGTGTGAACCAACCGAACAAGAACTTTGGAGCATCAACGTGCATCCACAGGGACTTAAAATCCAGAGCGTGGAAGGGGTTAGAACAGGATCGTGATGCTTTTCTCCTAGTGATCAGCGAATGCATCAGCCCTGTGCCGCTGGCCTTCAGAGGTTCAGATGACCCCGGTTTCTTCTTGGATAGATCTTAGCAGGACTTAACAAGGTGAGGACTAGAGCAGAAATGAAATGACACATTCGCACAACACGATACACTCAGAATCATTTGTTCATCAGTCTTTTAGTAACACGACAGTGATATAGGAAGTGAACACTTCAGTGGTGAACTAGGAAAacagggaaacttcaagtagaagaGATGAGGTTCTGTGAATAGGGTATACCTTTGCTACTTTCTAGTGCCCTTTTAACAAGGCGAATATATGAACTGCATGATGTTCCAATATTTGGCATAACTGCAAGATAATTCATCGACTCAAACTGTATAGAGATGCATGAAACGACATATGGGCAGCGAAACGACGGCTGAACCGTCGGCTACATGCTACATAGGCCAACTGACCTTCAGGCACAGATGGACTACCTTTACAAAGATTGACCATCTAGCTAGTTAGTTTCAGAATGTTGCTAACAGGAATATACAACAAGGAACGAGCACATCTAATGAAGAAGAGAGAATATGCCCAGGATAACCATCATAGTAGAGATCCCACACAGCACGAGCTTTATGTATAGAAGAGAATTTGCCAAAACTGAAAGATAATGAACCGTTAGCTGCTCGGCAGTTCCACTGGAACAAATTTGCAGTTCGCAAATTGAAACCGAAAATGCCAATTAATAAAACAGACCAGATCAGAGGAGGTGTGTATAGATCATACAAATTCTTATAGATTGTATGTTTTAACAGCAAGTTTTAAGCTGTTCCAGTAAGTATGGAAGACCAAAGACTACACAAAGGAAACAACTATTGTGTTTCTTCAAGGGCAGAAAGAGcgatatatttttctttttctaggaGAAATAAATAATAATGTGATCATCCTTTTTCTCGCGATAATTAATGTAATCTACTTTCCAAAATAGTCACTGCATTCTGCGAATGTGTAACCTCATGCTATACAGTCAGCATGCAGTACAGTCATAGGATTATAGCTTCAAAATCATTCCAAATATTCCAACGTTAGGAGTGCCTCAACTACTGGTGATAAGTACTAGTACAAGAAAAGACGCGTAGTACAATTTACAGTCACCTTAGCATCAGCATAGGATTATAACTTCAAAATCATTCCAATGTTAGAAGTACCTCAACTACTGGTGGTAAGTACAAGAGAAGACGTTGTAGTACAGTTTACAGTCATCTTAGCATCAGCCTGACATTTAAAGATACATCTCAGGTTTATCACATTGGATAACTATGTGATTATAACTTTGATTTGAGTGCTGAAAGCATCAACATAACATCACATGACTTATGGAGCATCCATGCATAAGTTAATGACCAATAATAAAACCTCCAACCGCCAAAAAAAGGGAGTTAAATATGTCTTACTATTGCTCAATCTGTTTTCCCCTACATGTCAGAATCACCATCTTAGTTATTACCCGAGAAAAAGTATACAATACATCATCTCCGTTTACCATTCAGCCAAAAACTGTGTGGTTCTAAGATGTCCCTATATTACACTCTAAGGTTGAGCAATCTGATGGCGATTTCTGGCACGCAGCCAAAATGCCGAAGCAATCAAAAGAACCTTCCTATCTCACAACACATTCTAATTACCCATGTACTGTAACGAACCAAAAGAAGAGGGGTTGAGAGCACACCTGCTTCAAGAACCCCTATGACTAGTCAGATCCTTTGTTGCGACTCAATCActaatgcattgagcatgatatgCATGACAGCATCATAGACCACGTCGTTGTAATGCATCCCGTCAGCTGTGCATTGCCGCTCACATCCCCGGGAGAGCTTTCCCACATCGAGCAGCCGGAATGGGCCACCATCACGGCGCAAGATACACCTCTCATCAACCTCACGGTCATAGGCTTTCAGCATTGTGTCGTTCATATGCTCTTTCTTGGCATCAGTGTTGAGCATAGGGTTGACAAGCCACGGCAGGCCGAGCCAGAACATGTGTGGAGGTGGCACTGGGAGCGGCGAGCGAAGAGAGTTGGCCGCATCAGCAATGGACGCCAATGCGTCGCCGTATTGCGAGGCTTCCGTGACATGGAGCATGTGCCAGAGGCCGGATCCGAGCACGAGCACGTCGGGGGTGCGCGGCGCCAGCCGGAGATCCTCGCGGAGCAGACGTGTGAGGTTGCTCTCAAAGGGCGCCCATATGAAATCCACGGAGATGCCCCGCGCGGGCACGGCGGCGTGGTAGTCGCTGTGGCGGCGGAACAGCTCCGGCTCCGCGGCCGCTGCGGCGGCCGGGTCGAGCAGGAGGCGCAGCAGCGCGAGCACGAGCAGGCGCGCCTGCGAGTCACCAGCCACCATGACCCAGGAGCCGTTGAGCAGGGTGGAGGCGTCGTCCCGCGTCAGCCGCGCGAAGCCGCAGGTGGCAGCGAGCGAGGGCGGCCACGACCAGGCGCGGCCCCCGCCGTGGGGCTCGGCGTCCGCCCACGACACGCGGTGCAGGACAGAGAtgcaggaggcggaggaggaggaggacggggccgCGGGGCGGATGGGGTggaaggaggagacgaggaggTGGGGCAGCGAGGGGAGGTACGGGGAGAGGTGGACCCCGACGGCGAGGGAGACGAAGAGCGCGCCGGAGAAGAAGAGCACCTTGTTGCGGCTGAGGTGCCAGCCGGCGAGCCCCATGGGGACGAAGAGCACCACGCACGCCGCGAGCACGCCCACCTGCGCCCCGGCGGAAACCATGGACCGGCCTGGCCGGCCCTCCCCGCAGGACGGAGCGCACAAGCGAGGCCGACGCCGAGGTCCACCAGATCTGGGCCGAGGGGCGGGGCGGCAGGAGgttgggcgagcgagcgagcgagcgatcgGCGCGACAAGTAGGGTCGCCGCGTGGTGTGGGTTGGTGGAGCGGTGGTGGGGTTGGGGTCGGGTGCGAGGTGGGAAGGGGGGAGGTCGGCGGGATGGGAACAGCGGAGCGGCAGGCGGGTGGCTCCGGCGCTTTCTGAGGCGGTGAGGTGCGTCGCGCCGGCGTGGATCCGGTCCAGAAGAAGAGAAAGCGCTGCCCGGCtcgggttttcttttttcttttctttttctgtgtgTCGGTTATGAAAATAGAGAATGTTATTTTCCAGTGTGCTTCGTGTCGTTAATCACTGACGCAAACGGCAAgtgaaatatactccctccgtaaagaaatatatatAAGAGCATTTGGTGGTACTCTTCGATGTATGTTAACCAGGAGCATCACATGTTTTCGATGCTAATCTTCTCCGGGTGGTACTCCTGTCCTGTGGTTCCACTCTCTTCGTTTACAAGCAGATCGTACCCCGATCCATCTATCATTTTCGCCAACGCTTGATTCGGGGTGATACCAGAAGCCCACGACCTCGATGTCAACCTCAAGTGGCGAAGCTAAGCAACGCAACGAATTAATGTCTCGCTAGATGTTAGATCGTGTCGTAACCATCATGGAggttaagagcatctacagccgcacTTCGGCAAATCTGACCGACGCGCAAGGCCATGCTTTAAATATTTGATTCTATAACTGGATATCTTAAATTATAAATCTCAAattcatattattacatgcaacatatAAAAATATGGTACGTCATTGACGTACTCTTGAAAAAACATGCAACATAAACCGATTTTTAAGCGGAGCTCGTCCGGCTTGCCGTATCCATGTCTAGCGGCTGGCTGCACTCCCTAAAGTGTTGGTCCGGTCGCTCGCAAGGTAAAGTAGGGCATGGACATGAGCCGGCTCACGAAATACAGGGAGCCGCTGTCTCCCATGCCCTATTCTTTCTCGTCGGAGCCCGGAACCCGGACGGTGCCGGTAGACTCGGGTCTATGATGGATCCGTCCTGAGACGAGGCGGCGACATCCACCACGACGCGGTTGCGGCGCCCCGACTGGCGCATCATACGGAGCGCCGGAGAATGCGACTCCACCTTGCTGACGTCCACTGCCGTGAGGGATGCTGCCACCTCCCGCGCCCGCTGCCTCACACGGTGGGCACGTCGTGCCATGTTTGCGGGGACGACGTCCATGGTGCTTTCATGGCCTCGCGCACCAACAGAGGGGTTGCGCGTCCGCCATCGCGTTCGGACACCAGACGAGCTGCACGCCTCTGGGAAGGCGGCGATGGCGCACctagcgtcggatccatgcatCATTTGGACGGATGCAATGGATTCCTAACGAAAGGAGTCCGAGCGCTGCCTCGCACGGGCCCCCTCCCGGGAGCGACGGAGCGCAGGCCGTgtgggatgagctcggggtcgacggataTGAAGATGTAGGACTCGGATCCGTTGTTGGCCATACTGGAGACGGTCGAAGATCGCCGGACGGGAACTTAggtggcggaggggagtggagGAAGCGGAGTGAAGTGAAGTGGATAGGGTTTGGTCCGACGAGCGGATGGGGAGGAATATATGTGGGCTCGGGAACGACATGGCGGACGCGCCCGGACGCTCCATATCCACCCAGATTTGGGTTGGATATGAAGCGGGTGTTGGTCAACCCAGACGTTTGAGGCGTATGTCTAGATCATATATTTATTTGTATCGGGTCAGCCGCCCAGACGTTTGAAAGGTTTGGGCTCTCGGCTGTAGGTCCTTAGTACCTCTTTTCATTCATAGGATGAGAAGGAAATAGGTAAACCTATGTGTGGTTAGGAGGACATTAGTATCTCCATCGGAGTTCAAATCTTATATTTAGAAATTAGTGCTTGTATTTTTTTAAATTTATCTCAGGGTTTATGTCGGCTCATTTTATTAAAGGTATTCATAGGGATAGAGTGTGTGCAGGCATCATACAGATGAGTGTATATGCATATGCCAGAAAAACAAAGtatttttttcagaaattttagGTGTTTGATTGCATCATAGAAAAACAAAGTAATTTTTCAGATAGATTTGAGCGGATTTCGAGATCCTATGAGAAGAAGTTAAAAAAATTCTTTGGGAAAATTTTTCTATGGGACtcgatcctatgaatcaaacaatcaACGTATGCCAAAATTTCATAAAAACCTATgatgaatcaaaggagccctaaggTTTGATACAGTCGTGTGAACTATTCTTGCCAACAATCACCCCTGTTCTACCGAGTTCAGCATTCAGCTCGCGACAGTGATTCATCGACAGTTCTGAACTCTGGATTCGTCAAACAAACCGCCGGAGGGTTCTAATCTAACGAACAGTGGTTCATCAACAGTTACAAAACTCCGCATTCAACATACTTATAAGTTATACTACAAACAAACGGCCTGATGTAAGAAGTGTGCAGGGACAGACATCGCCAGTGGTCAGAGCAAAACAAACGATTCAATCCAATGCGAGATGAACACCCATATTAGATTCTGGAACTCATTACAAGCACCAGCACGCAGCCGAGGACTCCaagagataggaggccgcgccccctatctcgtgggcccctcgggcggccatcgacgtacttcatcctcctatatatacctacataccccgaaaacatccaggggcacccagaaacacaatttccaccaccgcaacgttctgtatccgcgagatcccatcttggagccttcgccggcactctgccggaggaggaatcaaccatggagggcttctacatcaacatccttgcccctcagatgagttgtgagtagtttaccacagacctacgggtccatagttattagctggatggcttcttcactctttttggatctcaatacaatgttctccccctctcttgtggatatctattcgatgtaaactctttttgcggtgtgtttgtcgagatccgatgaattgtgggtttatgatcaagtttatctatgaataatatttgaatcttctctgaattcttttatgtatgattgacttatctttgcaagtctcttcgaattatcagtttggtttggcctactagattgatctttcttgccatgggagaagtgcttagctttgggttcaatcttgtggtgtccttacccagtgatagaaagggttgcaaggcacatattgtattgttgccatcgaggataacaagatggggtttatatcatattgcttgagtttatccctctacatcatgtcatcttgcttaatgcgttactctattcttatgaacttaatactctagatgcatgctggatagcggtcaatgtgtggagtaatagtagtagatgcaggcaggagtcggtctacttgttatggacgtgatgcctataaacatgatcatgcctagataatctcataaatatgcgattttctatcaattgctcgacagtaatttgttcacccaccgtaatacttatgctctcttgagagaagccactagtgaaatctatgtcctccgggtctatctcttatcatatttgcttttaatctacttttatttgcatctttactttttgcatctatattataaaataccaaaaatatatttatcttatcatactatctttattagatctcactttcgctagtggccgtgaagggattgacaacccctttattgcgttggttgcgagttctcagtttgtttgtgtaggtgcgtgggacttttgaggagcctcctactggattgataccttggttctcaaaactgagggaaatacttacgctacacttgcggcatcaccctctcctcttcgaggaaaaccaacgcaagctcaagacgtagcaagaaggatttctggcgccgttgccggggaggtcttcgctcaagtcaagacataccaagtacccatcacaaacccatctccctcgcatttacattatttgccatttgcctctcgttttcctctcccccacttcacccttgccgttttattcgccctctctttcccaattttctcctctttctttctccttgcttttgtttgccgttatgtctgaagttggggagattatcgtcaatATGGACAAccatgataacatggaaaattctgacgctccggctgaagaaccccctatcttgcatactaaaaagtttcaaatcggtagtggtaacatcattggaaaaagtgttattcaagatttctttacttgtgccggtgctttaccttcatgggtggttctattcttcataaaactagtaatCTTGCGGCTGCCGTTGCTATGCTAGTggttgagcttgaaagacaatttatgcatatgcatccttgcatacaaagaatctttctagaattttccaatattgagcattcttctgtttagcgcgctgttactatctttttggctcatgagtttagatttatcataagagaggccaaagaaatctttgcgcactatagggtggacgccggtcgtcctcccatagaggcgatcctctatgataaagaggaatttaggcgttttcaatcttcggattacgttgcttttaatgaaaaccttagaaaaaaggttcctaccaatgtcttggttgattgcattaacaagcttaataatgatttttcccttcgaaacaatgagctaggatactctcttgggtataggctcacaagatttttccaaaagaatgcttttagtgatgaaatagtCGTGCACTATGAGGCGCCAAAGGAGGAATCCGTTCCTCctatgattgatcttggggacctttgtcccactaaatttagaccttttgattactttttcttgcctcaaaggaaacttgctgcctaacgtagagaatatgagatgagctttcaagatctatcctattattatggcactacttagatctatcttcgcttttatgcctagctaggggcgttaaacgatagcgctagttgggaggcaacccaattttctttatgttttttgtttttgctcttgtttagtaatagtttagatgtgtttttatcttttaattagtgttttttccaagtagaacctataggataacctatgatgatagttgatttgattctgctgcagaacagaaactttgcgcgcacgaatataatttttttaatcacaggaacgtgattttgcgttgattctttttgcttctgttcaataaacaaatttttcagtacttcctattttgttaggatttttagagttacagaagtttgcattagttacagattgctacagactgtcctgtttttgacagattcagtttttcgtgtgttgtttgcttatttcgatgcatctatggctagtaaaatagtttatgaaccataaagaagttggaatacagtaggtttaacaccaaaataaataaataatgagttcattgcagtaccttatgtggtggttttgttttctttcactaacggagcttataagatttcctgttgagttttgtgttgtgaagttttcaagttttgggtaaagcttttatggactatggaatgaagggtggcaagagcctaagcttggggatgcccaaggcaccccaagatattcaagaatagccaaaagcctaagcttggggatgccccgggaaggcatcccctctttcgtcttcgtccattggtaactttacttggagctatatttttattcgctacatgatatgtgttttgcttggagcgttgtgtattatattagtctttgatttttagtttaccacaatcatccttgctgtacatgccttttgggagaagcctatttgattagaatttgctagaatactctatgtgcttcacttatatcttttgagcttgatagtttttgctctagtgcttcacttatatcttttagagcacggtggtgtcttaattttgaagaaatttctagtctctcatgcctcacttatatatttttgagagtcttttagaacagcatggtatttgctatggtcataaagttggtcctagaatgacgagcatccaagttgggtataataaaaactatcatagaaaaagaattggatgctatgatcaacttgatgcttgataattgttttgagatataaaggtagtaatgttagggtcatgctagtgggtaattatgaaattgagaaatacttttgttgaagttggcaagtcccgtagcatgcacgtatggtaaaagttgtgtgacaaatttgttgcatgaggtgctcttttgagtgtcttccttatgagtggcagtcggggacgagcgatggtcttttcctaccaatctatccctcttggggcatgcgtagtagtactttgcttcgagggctaagtaggcttttgcaataagtatatgagttctcttttgactaatgtgagtccatggacatagGCACACTCATCCTTTTTAcgttgctagcctttattattaccgcacaactttcgccggtatcataaaccctttatttaccttcctcaaaacagccaccatacctacctattatggcatttccgtagccattccgagatatattggcatgcaactttccaccgttccgtttattatgacacattccatcattgtcatattgctctttgcatgatcatgtagttgacatcgtatttgtggcaaggccactttcgtaattttcatacatgtcactcttgattcattgcatatcccggtacaccgccagaggcattcatatagaggcatatcttgttctagctttgagttgtaattcttgagttgtaaatccataaaagtgtgatgatcttcattattagagcattgtcctagtgaggaaaggatgatgaaggctatgattcccccacaagtcgggatgatactttggactttacaaaaagaaaaaaatgaaaaaagaaaaaaaaagagaaaggccaaaaaaatggccaaagaaaaggaaaaaaatgaaaaga is from Triticum aestivum cultivar Chinese Spring chromosome 1B, IWGSC CS RefSeq v2.1, whole genome shotgun sequence and encodes:
- the LOC123127155 gene encoding uncharacterized protein, translating into MVSAGAQVGVLAACVVLFVPMGLAGWHLSRNKVLFFSGALFVSLAVGVHLSPYLPSLPHLLVSSFHPIRPAAPSSSSSASCISVLHRVSWADAEPHGGGRAWSWPPSLAATCGFARLTRDDASTLLNGSWVMVAGDSQARLLVLALLRLLLDPAAAAAAEPELFRRHSDYHAAVPARGISVDFIWAPFESNLTRLLREDLRLAPRTPDVLVLGSGLWHMLHVTEASQYGDALASIADAANSLRSPLPVPPPHMFWLGLPWLVNPMLNTDAKKEHMNDTMLKAYDREVDERCILRRDGGPFRLLDVGKLSRGCERQCTADGMHYNDVVYDAVMHIMLNALVIESQQRI
- the LOC123127171 gene encoding transcription factor MYB87-like encodes the protein MMKKGKWSREEDDLMKKHIEKYGIGRSWQALAETLGLQRCGRGCRARWLNYLRPGLKHGNFTPAEESIICEMYSKRGSCWSVIAAQLPGRTDLAVKNYWNGTISKRFHWASSAAAARRRRSLHRPSSSTTSDATEPEELALVVHDEASSTTGSSCYAGGFVDGAGSPPLVQAQTPLAAGGWNAAKEEAGDETVPIERKPVVAPAPLPENAPAPPGDGAGAMGMVCSPMTANPLPSMEPDDMPWIDGFDEIDSFLPWFDD